The following proteins are encoded in a genomic region of Ammospiza caudacuta isolate bAmmCau1 chromosome 3, bAmmCau1.pri, whole genome shotgun sequence:
- the LOC131556029 gene encoding GDNF-inducible zinc finger protein 1-like: MEKKKILMKSKVAAPNLLRALHSLYRLGHLCDVTVLTQHLGIQEEFLAHKAVLAASSNYFKGLFLHQEMLDTQKCTVTLQDIYTEEFTSFLEFVYTAEVEIEAGKLQRMKEIAERLECKDLLDICEEVKAEDRKGLDLSLHLKGQRGENRGSQWPCIQQEENPRNSSQVVAIPMQRKLWDRQKHKELLPGYESIGGQAGDLEQEATAFPAPKSRPAKQPECNKLHSPARLGVDITSLESKDGHSLQRGQEGKQESQACPYCDKAISSKCGLAVHIRTHTGDRPFRCQRCPASFTHRAAYTSHLRKIHESGQERKLLPVYWMVVPPTHSPNPMSRDKDPNGETWDGTPETSGCEEDAGNPSVAEARSKEQEESQEAEGGNEDEGGMSVKGEEQGDYNTGYSEVEGSRDNEECSEVEDEDEASTEKDSKEPEQGFKLKKASKSMANKKSIYVIQCDKCQEQFVSRKKYVDHCREVHQSLPGKVYRCEVCSKAFASHTSWKEHRACVHSEERRFSCSLCQATFKRKRDVRTHSMRKHEGRAKRPLCSVCGKILSSRTALVFHMRTHTGEKPYECGVCHSRFAQPSQLKIHTRSHTGEKPYICEDCGASFADKGKLTGHKRTHTGERLFRCDVCGKHFATNEYLKCHKRCHLGAKPYRCEVCGKAFGLRASLAQHSNVHAETRPYFCEQCGKAFTQQGALRRHQRIHTGEKPYKCRACDRPFTDMSTLRRHVAIHDRNAHWRSFLIDLTQKKDHNWSKIETLVEAHPGGDPMPEIWTVDHRPNFINQEVLKQGQHT, encoded by the exons atggagaagaagaaaatccTGATGAAGTCCAAGGTTGCTGCTCCCAACCTCCTGAgggctctgcattccctgtaCCGGCTCGGGCACCTGTGCGACGTGACGGTCCTCACCCAGCACCTGGGAATTCAGGAGGAATTCCTGGCTCACAAAGCCGTCCTGGCAGCTTCCAGCAATTACTTCAAGGGGCTTTTCCTGCACCAAGAGATGCTGGACACCCAGAAGTGCACGGTGACTCTGCAGGACATCTACACCGAGGAGTTCACCTCCTTCCTGGAGTTCGTGTACACAGCAGAGGTGGAGATCGAGGCGGGAAAACTCCAGAGGATGAAGGAAATAGCAGAAAGGCTGGAATGCAAGGATTTGCTTGATATCTGTGAGGAAGTGAAGGCAGAGGACAGGAAGGGCTTGGATTTGAGCCTCCACCTGAAAGGGCAGAGGGGTGAAAACAGGGGATCGCAGTGGCCTTGTATCCAGCAAGAGGAGAACCCCAGGAATTCTTCCCAGGTCGTGGCAATTCCCATGCAGAGGAAACTTTGGGATAGGCAGAAACAtaaggagctgctgccaggctaTGAGTCCATTGGAGGCCAAGCAGGAGACCTGGAGCAGGAggccacagcttttccagccccaaaatccaggcCGGCAAAGCAGCCCGAGTGCAACAAGCTACattccccagccaggctgggtgtgGATATCACCAGCCTGGAAAGCAAGGATGGCCATTCCCTCCaaagggggcaggaggggaagcaggAATCCCAGGCGTGTCCCTACTGTGACAAGGCCATCAGCTCCAAGTGCGGCCTGGCCGTGCACATCCGGACACACACCGGGGACCGGCCCTTCCGCTGCCAGCGCTGCCCCGCCAGCTTCACCCACAGGGCTGCCTACACCTCCCACCTCAG GAAAATCCATGAGTCTGGGCAAGAGAGGAAACTCCTGCCTGTCTATTGGATGGTTGTTCCACCCACACATAGTCCAAACCCCATGAGCCGTGACAAAGATCCCAATGGAGAGACTTGGGATGGGACACCAGAAACCTCAGGGTGTGAGGAAGATGCTGGGAATCCATCTGTTGCTGAAGCAAGGAGCAAGGAGCAAGAGGAATCCCAGGAAGCTGAAGGAGGGAATGAAGATGAAGGTGGAATGAGTGTGAAGGGCGAGGAGCAGGGAGACTATAACACAGGATACTCAGAAGTTGAAGGAAGCAGGGACAATGAGGAATGTTCTGAGgtggaggatgaggatgaagcCTCAACAGAGAAGGACAGCAAAGAACCCGAACAGGGATTTAAACTAAAGAAGGCCAGTAAAAGCATGGCCAACAAGAAATCCATCTATGTCATCCAGTGTGACAAGTGCCAGGAGCAGTTTGTCTCGCGGAAGAAATACGTGGATCACTGCCGGGAGGTGCACCAGAGCCTGCCTGGCAAGGTGTACCGCTGCGAGGTGTGCAGCAAGGCCTTCGCCAGCCACACCAGCTGGAAGGAGCACCGCGCCTGCGTGCACAGCGAGGAGAGGAGgttctcctgcagcctctgccaggcCACCTTCAAGAGGAAGCGGGATGTGAGGACTCACTCCATGCGGAAGCACGAGGGCAGGGCCAAGCGGCCGCTGTGCTCCGTGTGCGGCAAGATCCTGAGCTCCCGCACGGCGCTGGTGTTCCACATGCGGACGCACACTGGAGAGAAGCCCTACGAGTGTGGCGTGTGTCACTCCCGGTTTGCTCAGCCCTCCCAGCTCAAGATCCATACCAG atcccacactggggagaagccCTACATTTGTGAGGACTGCGGCGCTTCCTTTGCTGACAAAGGAAAACTCACCGGCCACAAAAGGACACACACAG GAGAGCGGCTCTTCAGGTGTGACGTGTGCGGGAAGCACTTTGCCACCAACGAGTACCTCAAGTGCCACAAGCGCTGTCACCTGGGAGCCAAACCCTACAGGTGTGAGGTCTGTGGGAAAGCCTTCGGACTCAGAGCctccctggcccagcacagcaacGTCCACGCAG AGACCCGTCCCTATTTCTGCGAGCAGTGTGGCAAGGCCTTCACGCAGCAGGGAGCTCTGCGGCGCCACCAGCGCATCCACACCGGCGAGAAGCCCTACAAGTGCCGCGCCTGCGACAGGCCCTTCACCGACATGTCCACCCTGCGCCGGCACGTGGCG ATCCATGACCGGAATGCTCACTGGAGAAGCTTCTTGATTGAcctcacacaaaaaaaagacCACAACTGGTCCAAAATAGAGACTTTAGTGGAAGCACATCCGGGAGGAGATCCCATGCCGGAAATTTGGACGGTTGACCACCGTCCAAACTTTATAAACCAGGAAGTGTTaaagcagggacagcacacgTGA
- the CD93 gene encoding complement component C1q receptor, protein MATLRPLLLLLLLLAWRCGGEDAEVLCADSACYTLHRDESNWKSAQERCQDNGGNLAPAGSAGEAERLRELLATAGWAGPAWLGLALPRGHCVRPQEPLRGFSWVAGGEPGNFSQWASEPAVTCVSARCVALRPPGPHGPAGWADRACRSTLPAFLCKFSFQGMCGLLPLAGRGTVTYATPFGVRSARLAAAPFGTLAEVQCDSGRAAAFAVCKGPLAGGGFAWHPPGPLCPVDCGHHNGGCQQRCLDVPGEPPRCACHPGYVLAADMASCLAEDSCHPNPCQGSCRPRPGGFECGCEPGYALAADGRGCSDVDECESGPCQHQCHNIPGGFQCLCRPGYRPAGPAGQQCHDVDECAQPHACPQLCINIPGSFRCTCRPGFQRQPGGDSCLDVDECLRDPCPGACRNFPGGYECLCPPGSLRDADGHGCSPGEAIPNSIPESSSIPQSSSSIPQSSTVIPQSSSSIPKSSGIPKSSGIPQSSGIPQSSGIPRTTRIPWTTSIPRSLGMPTAGLGAGSDEHSADGPRLLLYYIVGSLVAILLLLAFALALVACRKRAARREKPPAKNAADNYCWVPEQPESRGERR, encoded by the coding sequence ATGGCCACGCTCCGgccgctcctgctgctgctgctgctgctggcctggcgCTGCGGAGGGGAGGACGCGGAGGTGCTGTGCGCCGACAGCGCCTGCTACACCCTGCACCGGGATGAGAGCAACTGGAAAAGCGCCCAGGAGCGCTGCCAGGATAACGGAGGCAACCTGGCGCCGGCGGGCAGCGCGGGCGAGGCCGAGCGGCTGCGGGAGCTGCTGGCCACCGCCGGCTGGGCCGGCCCGGCCTGGCTCGGGCTCGCCCTGCCCCGGGGCCACTGCGTGCGGCCGCAGGAGCCGCTGCGAGGCTTCTCCTGGGTGGCCGGAGGGGAGCCGGGCAACTTCTCGCAGTGGGCATCCGAGCCGGCCGTCACCTGCGTGAGCGCCCGCTGTGTGGCCCTGAGGCCGCCCGGCCCTCACGGCCCCGCCGGCTGGGCCGACCGGGCCTGCCGGAGCACGCTGCCGGCTTTCCTCTGCAAGTTCAGCTTCCAGGGAATGTGCGGGCTCCTGCCGCTGGCCGGCCGAGGCACGGTCACCTACGCCACGCCGTTCGGGGTGCGCAGCGCCCGCCTGGCCGCCGCTCCCTTCGGCACGCTGGCCGAGGTGCAGTGCGACAGCGGCCGGGCCGCGGCCTTCGCCGTCTGCAAGGGGCCGCTGGCCGGGGGCGGCTTCGCCTGGCACCCGCCGGGTCCGCTGTGCCCCGTGGACTGCGGGCACCACAACGGGGGCTGCCAGCAGCGCTGCCTGGACGTGCCCGGCGAGCCCCCGCGCTGCGCCTGCCACCCCGGCTACGTGCTGGCCGCCGACATGGCCTCCTGCCTGGCCGAGGATTCCTGCCATCCcaacccctgccagggctcctgccgCCCGCGGCCCGGCGGCTTCGAGTGCGGCTGCGAGCCCGGCTACGCCCTGGCGGCCGACGGGCGCGGGTGCTCGGATGTGGATGAGTGCGAGTCCGGGCCGTGCCAGCACCAGTGCCACAACATTCCCGGCGGCTTCCAGTGCCTCTGCCGGCCCGGCTACCGCCCCGCGGGGCCCGCTGGCCAACAGTGCCACGACGTGGACGAgtgtgcccagccccacgcgTGCCCGCAGCTCTGCATCAACATTCCCGGCTCCTTCCGCTGCACCTGCCGGCCCGGCTTCCAGCGGCAGCCGGGAGGAGATTCCTGCCTGGATGTGGATGAATGCCTGCGGGATCCGTGTCCCGGCGCCTGCCGCAACTTCCCCGGCGGCTACGAGTGCCTGTGCCCGCCTGGCTCCCTCCGGGACGCGGATGGCCACGGCTGCAGCCCCGGAGAGGCGATCCCAAACAGTATCCCAGAGAGCTCCAGCATcccacagagctccagcagcatcccaCAGAGCTCCACTGTCATcccacagagctccagcagcatcccaaagaGCTCCGGCATCCCAAAGAGCTCGGGCATCCCACAGAGCTCCGGCATCCCACAGAGCTCCGGCATCCCCCGCACCACGCGCATCCCATGGACCACGAGCATCCCGCGTTCTCTGGGAATGCCCACGGCGGGACTGGGGGCCGGCTCGGACGAGCACAGCGCCGACGGGCCGCGGCTGCTGCTCTACTACATCGTGGGCAGCCTGGTGgccatcctgctcctgctggcgTTCGCCCTGGCGCTCGTGGCTTGCCGGAAAAGGGCGGCCAGGAGGGAGAAGCCTCCGGCCAAAAACGCGGCCGATAATTATTGCTGGGTGCCCGAGCAGCCCGAGAGCCGCGGGGAGCGCAGGTAG